The Collimonas sp. PA-H2 genome contains a region encoding:
- a CDS encoding ABC transporter ATP-binding protein yields MANVSVKQLTKSYDGKQNVLADLNLEIKDGEFVVLVGPSGCGKSTLLRMLCGLESITSGELSIGDRVVNHLPPAERGIAMVFQSYALYPHMTVYKNMAFGLKIAGADKAAIDQRIRHAAGILKIDHLLERLPRELSGGQRQRVAIGRAIVRKPKLFLFDEPLSNLDAALRVQTRLEIAKLHKQLEATIVYVTHDQVEAMTLGDKIVVMNDGFIQQAGSPLELYQRPKNLFVATFIGSPKMNLFTGVVSAVEADCLRIKLGNGQEVRADVAAGAAKAGDAVTVGLRPEHILENAHSGEVFSGKVSIVEHLGEANFIYVTLQDGQDLLVRGDGNNPVHIGDSVTLSAPSSAFHVFDAQGLALERLKPGNMISSKQ; encoded by the coding sequence ATGGCAAATGTAAGCGTCAAGCAACTCACCAAATCCTACGACGGCAAGCAGAACGTGCTGGCCGATCTCAACCTAGAAATCAAGGACGGCGAATTCGTCGTGCTGGTCGGCCCTTCCGGTTGCGGCAAATCGACCCTGCTGCGCATGCTGTGCGGCCTGGAATCGATCACCAGCGGCGAGCTGTCTATCGGCGACCGCGTGGTCAACCACCTGCCGCCGGCCGAACGCGGCATCGCCATGGTGTTCCAGAGCTACGCCTTGTATCCGCATATGACGGTGTACAAGAACATGGCTTTCGGCCTGAAGATCGCCGGCGCCGACAAGGCCGCCATCGACCAGCGCATCCGCCATGCCGCCGGCATCCTGAAAATCGACCATCTGCTGGAGCGCCTGCCGCGCGAGCTTTCAGGCGGCCAGCGCCAGCGGGTCGCCATCGGCCGCGCCATCGTGCGCAAGCCGAAACTGTTCCTGTTCGATGAACCGCTGTCTAACCTGGACGCCGCCTTGCGGGTGCAGACCCGGCTGGAAATCGCCAAGCTGCACAAGCAGCTGGAAGCCACCATCGTCTACGTCACCCACGACCAGGTGGAAGCCATGACCCTGGGCGACAAGATCGTGGTGATGAACGACGGCTTCATCCAGCAGGCCGGCTCGCCGCTGGAGCTGTACCAGCGTCCGAAAAACCTGTTTGTCGCGACCTTTATCGGCTCGCCGAAGATGAACCTGTTCACTGGCGTGGTCAGCGCGGTGGAAGCCGACTGCCTGCGCATCAAGCTCGGCAACGGCCAGGAAGTCCGCGCGGACGTCGCCGCCGGCGCCGCCAAAGCCGGCGATGCGGTCACAGTTGGCCTGCGCCCTGAACATATCCTGGAAAACGCGCATAGTGGTGAAGTATTCAGCGGCAAGGTCAGCATCGTCGAGCACCTGGGCGAAGCCAACTTCATCTATGTCACCCTGCAGGACGGCCAGGACCTGCTGGTGCGCGGCGACGGCAACAATCCGGTGCATATCGGCGACAGCGTCACCCTGTCGGCGCCGAGCAGCGCGTTTCACGTGTTCGATGCCCAAGGCCTGGCTCTGGAAAGATTGAAACCTGGAAACATGATTTCTTCCAAGCAATAA
- a CDS encoding carbohydrate ABC transporter permease, whose translation MTSISSLFSTAASAPAPVVARSRFANLGRIWVHVVLCAYAVIALFPIALILINSVKSRDAIFDNPLAFPTPDSFSLIGFEKVLHNTNFMLYFGNSLVVTLGSLVLIVLFGAMAGWALSEYKFRGNRLMALYLALGIMIPIRLGTVSILQLVVSLDLINTRTALILVYTAQGLPLAVMILSEFIRQIPKELKDAARCDGVGEFKIFFQIILPLIRPAIATVAVFTMIPAWNDLWFPLILAPSDETKTVTLGVQQFIGQYVTDWNSVLAALSLAVIPILIMYVIFSRQLIRGLTSGAVK comes from the coding sequence ATGACATCCATCTCCTCGCTCTTTTCCACCGCGGCCTCGGCCCCGGCGCCTGTGGTCGCGCGCAGCCGCTTTGCTAACCTGGGCCGCATCTGGGTCCACGTGGTGCTGTGCGCCTATGCCGTGATCGCGCTGTTCCCGATTGCCCTGATCCTGATCAATTCAGTGAAGTCGCGCGACGCCATCTTCGACAACCCGCTGGCGTTTCCGACGCCGGATTCGTTCTCGCTGATCGGCTTTGAAAAGGTGCTGCATAACACCAACTTCATGCTCTACTTCGGCAACAGCCTGGTGGTCACGCTCGGCTCCCTGGTCCTCATCGTGCTGTTCGGCGCCATGGCCGGCTGGGCGCTGTCGGAATACAAATTCCGCGGCAACCGCCTGATGGCGCTGTACCTGGCGCTCGGCATCATGATCCCGATCCGGCTCGGCACCGTCTCCATCCTGCAGCTGGTGGTCAGCCTCGACCTGATCAACACCCGGACCGCGCTGATCCTGGTCTACACCGCGCAGGGACTGCCGCTGGCGGTGATGATCCTGTCCGAATTCATCCGCCAGATCCCCAAGGAACTGAAGGATGCGGCGCGCTGCGACGGCGTCGGCGAATTCAAGATCTTCTTCCAGATCATCCTGCCGCTGATCCGGCCGGCCATCGCGACGGTGGCGGTGTTCACCATGATCCCGGCCTGGAACGATCTCTGGTTCCCCCTGATCCTGGCGCCTTCGGATGAAACCAAGACCGTCACGCTCGGCGTGCAGCAGTTCATCGGCCAGTATGTGACTGACTGGAATTCGGTGCTGGCGGCGCTCTCGCTGGCGGTGATCCCGATCCTGATCATGTACGTCATATTCTCCCGGCAACTGATACGCGGCCTGACTTCCGGCGCGGTCAAGTAA
- a CDS encoding carbohydrate ABC transporter permease has product MNLQKKTFPWHIVVFLAPAVIIYSMFSALPLLDTLRLGFYTSNDAGVHSFVGLANYHTILFDSDWSKAFWNAMLNNLKFFAIHMLLQNPIGLLLATLFSLKGLRGARTYRTLIFLPTLLSVVIIGFIWQLILSPLWGVGEGLMQHIGLGDYFAPWLGQESTALLTLGLISVWQYVGIPMMLIYAALLAVPEEVLEAAYAEGASSFRIFWQIKLPLILPTLGLVTILTFVANFNAFDLIYSVKGALAGPNYTTDILGTFFYRTFFGYQAQIGSPTMGAAVATLMFLVILLGVASYFYFVQRKLTRYEL; this is encoded by the coding sequence ATGAATCTTCAAAAAAAGACCTTCCCCTGGCACATCGTGGTGTTCCTGGCGCCTGCGGTCATCATCTATTCCATGTTCAGCGCCCTGCCTTTGCTGGACACTCTGCGCCTCGGCTTCTATACCAGCAACGATGCCGGCGTCCACAGCTTCGTCGGCCTCGCCAATTACCATACTATCCTGTTCGATTCGGACTGGTCCAAGGCGTTCTGGAACGCCATGCTGAACAACCTGAAATTCTTCGCCATCCACATGCTGCTGCAGAATCCGATCGGCTTGCTGCTAGCCACCCTGTTCAGCCTCAAGGGGCTGCGTGGCGCGCGCACCTACCGTACCCTGATTTTCCTGCCTACGCTGCTGTCGGTGGTGATCATCGGCTTTATCTGGCAGCTGATCCTGTCGCCCTTGTGGGGCGTCGGCGAAGGCTTGATGCAGCACATCGGTCTGGGCGACTATTTTGCACCATGGCTGGGCCAGGAAAGCACCGCCTTGCTGACGCTCGGCCTGATCTCGGTCTGGCAATACGTCGGCATCCCGATGATGCTGATCTATGCGGCGCTGCTGGCGGTGCCGGAAGAAGTGCTGGAAGCCGCCTATGCGGAAGGGGCTAGCTCGTTCCGCATCTTCTGGCAAATCAAGCTGCCGCTGATCCTGCCGACACTGGGCCTGGTCACCATCCTGACCTTCGTCGCCAATTTCAATGCCTTCGACCTGATCTATTCGGTCAAGGGCGCGCTGGCCGGACCGAACTACACCACCGATATCCTGGGTACTTTCTTCTACCGTACCTTCTTCGGCTACCAGGCGCAGATCGGCAGCCCGACCATGGGGGCGGCGGTCGCCACCCTGATGTTCCTGGTGATCTTGCTCGGCGTCGCCAGCTATTTCTACTTCGTGCAGCGCAAGCTGACACGCTACGAACTGTAA